Proteins encoded by one window of Rutidosis leptorrhynchoides isolate AG116_Rl617_1_P2 chromosome 7, CSIRO_AGI_Rlap_v1, whole genome shotgun sequence:
- the LOC139857298 gene encoding uncharacterized protein has protein sequence MTTSKRLADKKIGKFDKNITRRGSVRESSTKKGEKLPVGPLMIGFFVFVVIGSSLFQIIRTATSGGKA, from the exons ATG ACTACTTCAAAGCGTCTTGCCGATAAGAAAATAGGAAAATTCGATAAGAACATCACTAGACGTGGATCTGTGCGTGAATCGTCCACCAAAAAAGGCGAAAAGTTGCCTGTTGGCCCTCTTATGATTGGTTTCTTTGTGTTTGTTGTCATTGGATCAT CTCTGTTTCAGATCATCAGGACAGCTACAAGTGGAGGAAAGGCTTGA
- the LOC139857297 gene encoding F-box only protein 6-like, whose amino-acid sequence MFRHFIDQVQDLVDRHGFPPPPPPVTTVPPLHDRWCFLNLENDLSKDGCYDLIMKTKKSKLRETPSKKTQKDQKHTENPNSNESMDEIWKHFPEDLYESVIARLPVATFFRFRSVCQNWNSLLHSNNFTLQCTQPSQPWFYTITHENVNSGAMYDPVSKKWHHPIVPKIPTKMIILPVASAGGLLCFLDIGHRSFYVCNPLTSSFKQLPARSAKIWSRVSVGMILNENSTNYKIIWVATNGEYEIYDSIVNSWTHMESIPDCIGLPLSLNYGLQILSANGLMYFLRLDPDGIVSFDMDKRVWNQYLVPVPPHSRDHSLAECDGRMMLVGLVTKNAATCVSIWELQKMTLLWKEVDRMPNVMCLEFYGKHVKLSCLGNKGLIMLSIESKMMNRLVTYEISKKEWLKVPGCVPPHKRKQMWIACGTTFHPSLTAIA is encoded by the exons ATGTTCAGACACTTTATTGATCAAGTTCAAGACCTCGTAGATCGCCATGGTTTTCCACCACCACCTCCTCCGGTTACCACCGTTCCGCCGTTGCATGACAG ATGGTGTTTTCTAAATCTTGAAAACGACCTGTCAAAAGACGGTTGCTATGATCTCATAATGAAGACCAAGAAGTCAAAGCTCAGAGAAACCCCTTCAAAGAAAACTCAAAAGGACCAAAAACATACCGAAAATCCCAATTCAAACGAGTCCATGGACGAAATCTGGAAACACTTTCCCGAAGACTTATACGAATCTGTCATCGCACGTCTTCCCGTAGCCACATTCTTCCGTTTCAGATCCGTTTGCCAGAACTGGAATTCGTTACTTCATTCCAACAATTTCACACTTCAATGTACTCAACCATCACAACCATGGTTCTACACCATAACTCACGAAAACGTCAATTCGGGTGCTATGTACGATCCCGTTTCTAAAAAATGGCACCACCCGATCGTCCCCAAAATACCCACAAAAATGATCATCTTACCTGTAGCTTCAGCAGGCGGTTTACTCTGTTTTCTTGATATTGGACATAGAAGTTTCTATGTATGCAATCCGTTAACTAGCTCGTTCAAACAATTACCCGCCAGATCAGCTAAAATCTGGTCACGTGTATCCGTAGGGATGATTTTAAATGAAAATTCAACTAACTATAAGATCATATGGGTTGCCACTAATGGCGAGTACGAAATCTACGACTCCATAGTAAACAGCTGGACCCACATGGAAAGTATACCCGACTGTATCgggttaccattatcattaaactaTGGTTTGCAGATTTTGTCTGCAAACGGGTTAATGTATTTTTTGAGGTTGGACCCAGATGGGATCGTGTCGTTTGACATGGATAAAAGGGTTTGGAACCAGTATCTGGTCCCGGTCCCACCGCACTCCCGGGACCATTCACTAGCGGAATGTGACGGCCGGATGATGCTGGTGGGACTGGTGACGAAAAACGCCGCCACGTGTGTTTCCATTTGGGAGCTTCAAAAGATGACTCTCTTATGGAAGGAGGTTGACAGAATGCCAAATGTAATGTGCTTAGAGTTTTATGGGAAGCATGTTAAGTTATCTTGTTTGGGTAACAAAGGATTAATTATGTTATCCATTGAATCGAAAATGATGAATCGATTGGTTACATATGAAATTTCGAAAAAGGAATGGTTGAAAGTTCCTGGTTGTGTGCCGCCACATAAGCGAAAGCAAATGTGGATCGCGTGTGGGACTACATTTCATCCGTCCTTAACCGCCATTGCTTGA